A DNA window from Caulobacter mirabilis contains the following coding sequences:
- a CDS encoding type II secretion system F family protein, which translates to MLTILVAVLAFITVAGLGFAFAGGGSADAKAIKRAQAIVAAPSVERGRGRVAAQAASSQETRRKQILRTLRDQDKQQKKATLAIAARLQQADLKLSVRGFWIVSLVFGLIVGMLLLLVTQKPLIALGAAFAAGLGLPRWAVSFLAKRRIKKFTEAFSDAIDIIVRGIKSGLPVHDCFKIIGRESPEPLGGEFRTMVENVSMGLTVEQALDKMYERMPTSELRFFAIVLAIQQKAGGNLAEALNNLSTVLRARKMMREKIKALSSEAVASAFIIGSLPPGVVVMITLTTPTYMAPMYSDPRGQLMLLAAAFWMGLGIFVMRKMINFKF; encoded by the coding sequence ATGCTGACCATCCTCGTCGCCGTCCTGGCCTTCATTACCGTGGCGGGCCTTGGATTCGCCTTCGCCGGCGGCGGCTCGGCCGACGCCAAGGCGATCAAGCGCGCCCAGGCCATTGTCGCCGCGCCTTCGGTCGAGCGGGGCCGCGGTCGGGTCGCCGCTCAGGCGGCCAGCAGCCAGGAGACCCGGCGAAAGCAGATCCTGAGGACGCTGCGCGACCAGGACAAGCAGCAGAAGAAGGCCACCCTGGCGATCGCCGCTCGCCTGCAGCAGGCGGACCTGAAACTCTCGGTGAGGGGGTTCTGGATCGTCAGCCTGGTCTTCGGGCTGATCGTCGGGATGCTGCTGCTGCTGGTCACCCAGAAGCCGCTGATCGCGCTGGGCGCCGCCTTCGCCGCCGGCCTGGGCTTGCCGCGCTGGGCGGTCAGCTTCCTGGCCAAGCGCCGGATCAAGAAGTTCACGGAAGCCTTTTCCGACGCCATCGACATCATCGTCCGCGGCATCAAGTCGGGTCTGCCGGTCCACGACTGTTTCAAGATCATCGGGCGCGAGAGTCCCGAGCCTCTGGGCGGCGAGTTCCGCACCATGGTCGAGAACGTCAGCATGGGCCTGACCGTCGAGCAAGCGCTGGACAAGATGTACGAGCGCATGCCGACCAGCGAGCTGCGCTTCTTCGCCATCGTGTTGGCCATCCAGCAGAAGGCCGGGGGCAACCTCGCCGAGGCGCTGAACAACCTTTCGACGGTGCTGCGCGCCCGGAAGATGATGCGCGAGAAGATCAAGGCGCTGTCGTCCGAGGCGGTTGCATCGGCCTTCATCATCGGTTCGCTGCCGCCGGGCGTGGTGGTGATGATCACCCTGACGACGCCGACCTACATGGCTCCGATGTACAGCGACCCGCGCGGACAGCTGATGCTGCTGGCGGCGGCGTTCTGGATGGGGCTGGGCATCTTCGTGATGCGCAAGATGATCAACTTCAAGTTCTAG
- a CDS encoding CpaF family protein, whose protein sequence is MFGKRSEGETTEVRRPPPAAAAGAPIATRPQPAPTPPPAAPSPGAAGGAPPATRPAATRPARGLDQLRAAQSPTAQIVREQSDYYHATKTTIFNALLNTIDLSQLAQLDQKSAAEEIRDIVAELVAIKNVQMSVAETDHLVQDIINDVLGYGPLEPLLARDDIADVMVNGANRVFIEVAGKVQLTNVRFRDNAQLMNICQRIVSQVGRRVDESSPICDARLPDGSRVNVIAPPLALDGPTLTIRKFKKDKLTMKDLVDFTSISPEGARVLGVIGACRCNVLISGGTGSGKTTLLNTMTAFIDPTERVITCEDAAELQLQQPHVVRLETRPPNLEGQGQITMRDLVKNCLRMRPERIIVGEVRGPEAFDLLQAMNTGHDGSMGTLHANSPREAISRVESMITMGGYGLPSKTIREMIVGSVDVIIQAARLRDGSRRITHVTEVVGLEGDVIVTQDLFVYEMNGEDEQGRVSGKFRSTGIARPRFWDRARYYGLERELAEALDAAE, encoded by the coding sequence GTGTTCGGAAAACGCTCTGAGGGAGAGACGACCGAGGTCCGGCGGCCGCCGCCGGCCGCCGCTGCCGGCGCGCCCATCGCGACCCGTCCACAGCCCGCGCCGACGCCGCCGCCCGCGGCGCCGTCTCCGGGGGCCGCGGGGGGCGCTCCGCCGGCGACGCGGCCGGCGGCGACGCGTCCCGCCCGCGGTCTCGACCAGCTGCGAGCCGCTCAGAGCCCGACAGCCCAGATCGTCCGTGAGCAGAGCGACTACTATCACGCCACCAAGACGACGATCTTCAACGCCCTGCTGAACACCATCGATCTGAGCCAGCTGGCTCAGCTCGATCAGAAGTCGGCGGCCGAAGAGATCCGCGACATCGTCGCCGAGCTGGTGGCGATCAAGAACGTCCAGATGTCGGTCGCCGAGACCGATCACCTGGTCCAGGACATCATCAACGACGTCCTTGGCTATGGCCCGCTCGAGCCGCTGCTGGCGCGGGACGACATCGCCGACGTGATGGTCAACGGCGCCAACCGTGTGTTCATCGAAGTCGCCGGCAAGGTCCAGCTGACCAATGTCCGTTTCCGCGACAACGCTCAGCTGATGAACATCTGCCAGCGGATCGTGTCGCAGGTCGGCCGTCGCGTGGACGAGTCGAGCCCGATCTGTGACGCTCGCCTTCCCGACGGCAGCCGGGTCAACGTCATCGCGCCGCCGCTGGCGCTGGACGGCCCGACGCTGACCATCCGGAAGTTCAAGAAGGACAAGCTGACCATGAAGGATCTGGTGGACTTCACGTCCATCAGTCCCGAAGGCGCACGGGTGCTGGGCGTCATCGGCGCCTGTCGCTGCAACGTGCTGATCAGCGGCGGCACCGGTTCGGGCAAGACCACCCTGCTCAACACCATGACCGCCTTCATCGACCCCACCGAGCGGGTGATCACCTGCGAGGACGCGGCCGAACTGCAACTTCAGCAGCCCCATGTGGTGCGCTTGGAAACCCGCCCGCCGAACCTGGAAGGCCAGGGCCAGATCACCATGCGCGACCTGGTCAAGAACTGCCTGCGGATGCGTCCCGAGCGGATCATCGTCGGGGAGGTGCGCGGACCGGAGGCGTTCGACCTGCTGCAGGCCATGAACACCGGCCATGACGGTTCGATGGGCACGCTGCACGCCAACAGCCCGCGCGAGGCGATCAGCCGGGTCGAGAGCATGATCACCATGGGCGGCTACGGCCTGCCCTCGAAGACCATCCGCGAGATGATCGTCGGCTCGGTCGACGTGATCATTCAGGCCGCCCGTCTGCGCGACGGCTCGCGCCGGATCACCCATGTCACCGAGGTGGTCGGCCTGGAAGGCGACGTCATCGTGACCCAGGATCTGTTCGTCTACGAGATGAACGGCGAGGACGAGCAGGGCCGGGTGTCGGGCAAGTTCCGGTCGACCGGCATCGCCCGGCCGCGCTTCTGGGACCGCGCTCGCTACTACGGCCTGGAGCGGGAACTGGCCGAGGCTCTGGACGCGGCGGAGTAG
- a CDS encoding AAA family ATPase — translation MTTRPADHDPFDLGFDADDEFAPSPSDPWRDIDAGRDPGVAGPDPFADFPPARGLAEDDPFDPGDAASPIAASPAPPSRHAGNPVGEMIAGAEAALGDIGVPRITIHVFCAQATTAELAEQAASDRRMGRAATVVRPGGVQAAVEHYQNQPTPSLVVVESLDPAPELLARLDQLAEVCDPGTKVIVVGAANDIALYRELMRRGVSEYLVPPLSPLLLIRAISGLYADPSAPFAGRQIAVVGAKGGVGASTLAHNLAWALAEHMQSGTVLADFDLPFGTAGLNFNQDPLQGVADALGQPDRLDPVLMDRMMVRVTDRLSLFAAPATLEQDFDIQPDAFEEVAQKIRGAAPFAVLDLPHAWSAWKRRMLVGSDDLVIVATPDLASLRNAKNMIDLVRQARPNDAPPRLVLNQVGVPGRPEIPAKDFAEALGLQTSLVLPFEPKAYGQAANHGQMISEVAPKSKAAEGVAHLAQLIARREPPAPQKTSLLGGLFKKK, via the coding sequence ATGACCACTCGCCCCGCCGATCATGACCCCTTCGATCTCGGCTTCGACGCCGATGACGAGTTCGCGCCGAGCCCGAGCGATCCGTGGCGCGATATCGACGCCGGCCGTGACCCGGGCGTCGCCGGGCCTGACCCGTTCGCGGACTTCCCTCCGGCGCGCGGCCTCGCGGAGGACGACCCGTTTGATCCGGGGGACGCCGCGTCGCCGATCGCCGCTTCGCCCGCGCCGCCGTCGCGGCATGCGGGAAACCCCGTCGGCGAGATGATCGCGGGCGCTGAAGCCGCTCTGGGCGACATCGGCGTGCCGCGCATCACCATCCACGTCTTCTGCGCCCAGGCCACGACGGCGGAACTGGCCGAGCAGGCGGCGTCGGATCGCCGGATGGGCCGAGCGGCGACCGTGGTGCGTCCCGGCGGCGTCCAGGCCGCGGTCGAGCACTATCAGAACCAGCCGACGCCTTCGCTGGTGGTGGTCGAAAGCCTCGACCCGGCGCCGGAGCTGCTGGCGCGGCTCGACCAGCTGGCCGAGGTCTGCGATCCAGGCACCAAGGTCATCGTCGTGGGCGCGGCCAACGACATCGCGCTGTATCGCGAGCTGATGCGTCGCGGGGTCAGCGAATATCTGGTTCCGCCGCTCAGCCCTCTGCTGCTGATCCGGGCGATTTCCGGCCTCTACGCCGATCCCTCGGCGCCGTTCGCGGGTCGTCAGATCGCCGTCGTGGGGGCCAAGGGCGGGGTCGGCGCTTCGACCCTGGCCCACAATCTGGCCTGGGCTCTGGCGGAGCACATGCAGTCCGGCACCGTGCTGGCCGATTTCGACCTGCCGTTCGGGACGGCGGGCCTGAACTTCAACCAGGATCCGCTGCAGGGCGTGGCTGACGCGCTCGGCCAACCGGATCGCCTCGACCCGGTGCTGATGGACCGGATGATGGTGCGGGTCACCGATCGCCTGTCGCTGTTCGCCGCCCCGGCGACCCTGGAGCAGGACTTCGATATCCAGCCGGACGCCTTCGAGGAGGTCGCGCAGAAGATCCGCGGCGCGGCGCCGTTCGCGGTCCTCGACCTGCCGCACGCCTGGAGCGCCTGGAAGCGGCGGATGCTGGTCGGATCGGACGATCTGGTGATCGTCGCCACGCCCGACCTCGCTTCGCTGCGCAACGCCAAGAACATGATCGATCTGGTGCGCCAGGCCCGGCCGAACGACGCGCCGCCGCGGCTGGTGCTCAATCAGGTCGGCGTGCCGGGCCGGCCGGAGATCCCGGCCAAGGACTTCGCGGAGGCGCTTGGTCTGCAGACCTCGCTGGTCCTGCCGTTCGAGCCGAAGGCCTACGGGCAGGCCGCCAACCACGGCCAGATGATCAGCGAGGTCGCGCCGAAGTCGAAGGCTGCGGAAGGCGTCGCTCATCTGGCGCAGCTGATTGCGCGCCGCGAGCCGCCGGCGCCGCAAAAGACCTCGCTCCTCGGCGGCCTGTTCAAGAAGAAGTAG
- a CDS encoding CpaD family pilus assembly protein: MLKPALRLSLVLTAALSLTACATTSTTGPVAEAPTPLDGWSQRVQVQSEADEIRLAAHATGLSGNQARALSDFHVRWMQAEGGVITIAAPRDSGQDAGAYRVSADARSFLVSLGAPTDRVRLVGYDAGGDRQAPIVVGYERYVAVAPTCGGWSTMTATFKNDPHAGFGCAIAANTAAQVANPEDLVRGRNMDPADPNRRATVLEKYRKGQTTGSARDPQGTGTISQAIQ; this comes from the coding sequence ATGTTGAAGCCCGCTCTCCGCCTCTCGCTCGTTCTGACCGCCGCGCTCAGTCTGACGGCTTGCGCGACGACCTCGACCACCGGCCCGGTCGCCGAGGCGCCGACTCCGCTCGACGGTTGGAGCCAGCGCGTTCAGGTCCAGTCCGAGGCCGACGAGATCCGGTTGGCCGCCCACGCGACGGGCCTGTCCGGGAACCAGGCCCGGGCGCTTTCCGACTTCCATGTGCGCTGGATGCAGGCGGAGGGCGGGGTGATCACCATCGCCGCGCCGCGCGACAGCGGCCAAGACGCCGGCGCCTATCGGGTGAGCGCGGACGCCAGGAGCTTCCTGGTCAGCCTCGGCGCGCCGACCGACCGTGTGCGTCTCGTCGGCTACGACGCGGGCGGCGACCGGCAGGCTCCGATCGTCGTGGGTTATGAGCGATACGTCGCCGTGGCGCCGACCTGTGGCGGCTGGTCGACGATGACGGCGACGTTCAAAAACGATCCCCACGCCGGCTTCGGCTGCGCCATCGCCGCGAACACGGCGGCGCAGGTCGCCAATCCGGAGGATCTGGTCCGCGGCCGGAACATGGATCCCGCCGATCCGAACCGCCGCGCCACGGTGCTGGAAAAGTACCGCAAGGGCCAGACCACCGGCTCGGCGCGCGATCCTCAGGGGACCGGCACGATCTCGCAGGCGATCCAGTAG
- a CDS encoding type II and III secretion system protein family protein: MKLRRIRKAAPALIAAAVVQAAATAVSAQGYPIDAAGLAGASGGSTVRVDLAAGGATQQLSLPRGKSAVVELPVDVRDILVTNPAVADAVLRTPRRIYVLGMNSGQTDAVLFDAAGRRILSLNIRVDADAGALTETINRVIPGARVKVESISDSVILTGMVQNAIDADRAAQIAARYVSKPEQVLNMISVAGKDQVMLKVRIVEVQRSVVKQLGVNLEAVLQTGSGAITFSQAANFSVNGLLPGGGLIGGNHADNGDTVKGALRAFERVGLARTLAEPNLTSVSGEPARFLAGGEYPIPVNQDERGSVTVQYKPFGVGLAFTPVVMSGGRIALKVSTEISELTTQGAFTVGGGGSGGTNTTLTIPALTVRRAETSVELPSGGSMMIAGLLQQTTKQNLDSLPGIGSVPVLGALFRSRDYLQGDTEMVVLVTAYIVDPNNPSAFQTPADGLRFANDAESVLFGKLNKTVNAPPGANAGRSWQGPIGYVIE; encoded by the coding sequence ATGAAGCTCCGTCGAATTCGCAAGGCCGCGCCCGCGCTGATCGCCGCCGCCGTGGTTCAGGCCGCGGCGACCGCCGTTTCGGCCCAGGGCTACCCCATCGACGCCGCCGGATTGGCCGGCGCATCGGGCGGCTCGACCGTGAGGGTCGACCTGGCCGCCGGAGGGGCGACCCAGCAGCTGTCGCTGCCCCGCGGGAAGTCGGCCGTGGTCGAGCTGCCGGTCGACGTTCGGGACATTCTGGTCACCAACCCTGCGGTCGCGGACGCGGTGCTGCGGACGCCGCGTCGCATCTATGTGCTGGGCATGAATTCGGGGCAGACGGACGCGGTGCTGTTCGACGCCGCCGGACGCCGCATCCTGTCGCTGAACATCCGGGTCGACGCCGACGCCGGCGCGCTGACCGAAACGATCAATCGGGTCATCCCCGGGGCGCGGGTGAAGGTCGAGTCGATTTCCGACAGCGTGATCCTGACCGGCATGGTCCAGAACGCCATCGACGCTGACCGCGCGGCCCAGATCGCCGCCCGCTACGTAAGCAAGCCCGAGCAGGTGCTGAACATGATCAGCGTCGCGGGCAAGGACCAGGTGATGCTGAAGGTCCGCATCGTCGAGGTCCAGCGCAGCGTGGTGAAACAGCTGGGCGTCAATCTCGAGGCCGTCCTGCAGACGGGCAGCGGCGCGATCACGTTCTCCCAGGCCGCCAACTTCAGCGTCAACGGCTTGCTTCCCGGCGGCGGACTGATCGGCGGCAACCACGCCGACAACGGCGACACGGTGAAGGGCGCTCTGCGCGCCTTCGAGCGCGTCGGCCTGGCGCGAACGCTGGCCGAGCCGAATCTGACGTCTGTTTCGGGCGAACCCGCGCGCTTCCTGGCCGGCGGCGAGTATCCGATTCCGGTGAACCAGGACGAGCGCGGGTCGGTGACCGTCCAGTACAAGCCGTTCGGCGTCGGCCTGGCCTTCACGCCGGTGGTCATGTCGGGCGGCCGCATCGCCCTTAAGGTCTCGACCGAGATCTCCGAGTTGACGACCCAAGGGGCCTTCACCGTCGGCGGCGGCGGCAGCGGCGGGACCAACACCACCTTGACCATCCCGGCCCTGACGGTTCGGCGCGCCGAGACTTCGGTCGAGCTTCCGTCCGGCGGCTCGATGATGATCGCCGGGCTGCTGCAGCAGACGACCAAGCAGAACCTGGATTCGCTCCCGGGCATCGGGTCGGTTCCGGTGCTGGGCGCGCTGTTCCGGTCGCGAGACTACCTGCAGGGCGACACCGAGATGGTGGTGCTGGTCACCGCCTACATCGTCGACCCCAACAACCCGTCCGCTTTCCAGACGCCGGCCGACGGGCTCCGCTTCGCCAACGACGCCGAGAGCGTTCTGTTCGGCAAGCTCAACAAGACCGTCAACGCCCCGCCCGGCGCCAACGCCGGCCGTAGCTGGCAAGGTCCCATCGGGTACGTGATCGAGTAG
- the cpaB gene encoding Flp pilus assembly protein CpaB: protein MNAARLFILVIAAIAAIVLAFVVRGAFAPKKTAPAPAVAEAPASAPVARVLVAKRDLPVGARLVAADMGWQEWPASGLNPAYVTDGAPPAPKETGAAGAVKEAATAAGGLMGDPALQGFVGAVVREAFFAGEPIVARKTLKAGEGNFMSVVVRPGHRAMAIPVSADSAAGGFILPGDRVDLLLSKGGDSGKAAVTRTVLRNIRVLAIDQTAKAEPEAKALVGGVATLEVAASEAEVVAGAQAQAKSGAFLSLALRSYADAGGPTGRGSGAAASGESVRVWRAGQVSEVVVTQ from the coding sequence ATGAACGCCGCCCGTCTGTTCATCCTGGTGATCGCCGCCATCGCCGCCATCGTGCTGGCGTTCGTGGTGCGCGGCGCATTCGCGCCCAAGAAGACGGCCCCTGCGCCGGCGGTCGCCGAAGCGCCGGCGTCGGCGCCGGTCGCCCGGGTTCTGGTCGCCAAGCGGGACCTGCCGGTCGGCGCGCGTCTCGTGGCGGCGGACATGGGCTGGCAGGAATGGCCGGCCTCGGGCCTGAACCCGGCTTACGTCACCGACGGCGCGCCACCCGCGCCCAAGGAAACCGGCGCGGCCGGCGCCGTAAAGGAAGCGGCGACGGCGGCCGGCGGCCTCATGGGCGACCCGGCGCTTCAGGGTTTCGTCGGCGCCGTCGTGCGGGAAGCCTTCTTCGCCGGCGAACCGATCGTGGCCCGCAAGACGCTCAAGGCGGGCGAAGGCAATTTCATGTCGGTCGTGGTCCGGCCGGGGCATCGGGCGATGGCCATTCCGGTCTCGGCCGATTCCGCCGCGGGCGGCTTCATCCTGCCGGGAGACCGGGTCGATCTTCTGCTGAGCAAGGGCGGCGATTCCGGCAAGGCCGCGGTTACGCGCACCGTCCTGCGCAACATTCGCGTGCTCGCCATCGATCAGACGGCCAAGGCGGAGCCGGAGGCCAAGGCGCTCGTCGGCGGCGTGGCGACGCTGGAGGTCGCTGCGTCGGAGGCGGAAGTCGTGGCCGGCGCTCAAGCCCAGGCCAAGTCAGGCGCCTTCCTCAGCTTGGCCCTCAGGTCCTACGCGGACGCCGGCGGTCCCACCGGACGAGGGTCCGGCGCCGCCGCGAGCGGGGAATCCGTTCGGGTCTGGCGCGCCGGGCAGGTCAGCGAAGTGGTGGTGACGCAATGA
- a CDS encoding A24 family peptidase, giving the protein MFQLFQTLLLAVFPALVIIAGLRDAVSFTIPNWISIALAAAFFPVALVMGASLEQLGLAALVGFGALLVAMGMFAAGWIGGGDAKLFAASGLWLGWSAALPFVLITGLAGGALAVGLLMLRSVWLRPIVAAGPAWMVRLATPDEGAPYGIAIAVGALIAFPHSLLPVLAGAAH; this is encoded by the coding sequence ATGTTCCAGCTGTTCCAGACCTTGCTTCTCGCCGTTTTCCCGGCCCTGGTGATCATCGCCGGCCTGAGGGACGCGGTCAGCTTCACGATACCCAACTGGATTTCGATCGCGCTCGCCGCGGCCTTCTTCCCGGTCGCCCTGGTCATGGGCGCGTCGCTGGAACAGCTCGGCCTGGCCGCGCTCGTCGGGTTCGGCGCGCTGCTGGTCGCCATGGGCATGTTCGCCGCCGGCTGGATCGGCGGCGGGGACGCCAAGCTGTTCGCCGCCTCCGGTCTGTGGCTGGGCTGGAGCGCCGCGCTGCCCTTCGTTCTGATCACCGGCCTGGCGGGCGGCGCGCTCGCCGTCGGTCTGCTGATGCTGCGGTCGGTCTGGTTGCGCCCGATCGTCGCCGCCGGCCCGGCCTGGATGGTCCGCCTCGCCACGCCCGACGAGGGCGCGCCCTACGGCATCGCCATCGCGGTGGGGGCGCTGATCGCCTTCCCGCACAGCCTTCTTCCGGTCCTGGCGGGGGCCGCGCACTAG
- a CDS encoding Flp family type IVb pilin, translating into MTKFLSRFAKDESGATAIEYGLIVALIAVVIITAVSLLGEKLNAAFTEIEGKL; encoded by the coding sequence ATGACCAAGTTCCTGTCGCGCTTCGCCAAGGACGAATCCGGCGCCACCGCCATCGAGTACGGCCTGATCGTCGCCCTCATCGCGGTCGTCATCATCACCGCCGTGAGCCTTCTGGGTGAGAAGCTCAACGCCGCCTTCACTGAAATCGAGGGCAAGCTCTAA
- a CDS encoding pilus assembly protein N-terminal domain-containing protein, whose protein sequence is MRRLVRPLAALSLALVSAGAAQAQSLSIKVDQATRLSLPGVARDVVVGNPAVADVTVLDGRNLVLIGKGPGVTNLLVVDARGRTLLDREVVVGGGDQGRVAYIRGGSLQTFACSPRCERIGGDDAAAAAPQAAPNSGGVSQGSGPQ, encoded by the coding sequence ATGCGCCGCCTTGTCCGCCCCCTCGCCGCCCTCTCGCTCGCCCTGGTTTCGGCCGGAGCGGCGCAGGCGCAGAGCCTTTCGATCAAGGTCGACCAGGCCACGCGGCTGTCTCTGCCGGGCGTGGCGCGAGACGTCGTCGTGGGCAACCCGGCCGTCGCCGACGTCACCGTGCTGGACGGCCGCAACCTGGTGCTCATCGGCAAGGGACCTGGCGTCACCAATCTCCTGGTCGTTGACGCACGCGGACGCACGCTTCTCGATCGCGAGGTCGTCGTCGGCGGCGGCGACCAGGGCCGGGTGGCCTACATCCGCGGCGGTTCGCTCCAGACCTTCGCCTGCTCGCCGCGCTGTGAACGCATCGGCGGCGACGATGCCGCCGCCGCCGCGCCGCAGGCCGCGCCCAACAGCGGCGGCGTGTCACAGGGAAGCGGTCCCCAGTAA
- a CDS encoding TadE/TadG family type IV pilus assembly protein: protein MAGRACKSRSWLHRFGADRGGATAVEFAFVAGPFLALIFGILELGMVFMASTTLDNATETVARQIRTGQFQSSGSNNVTAFKAAVCGQMTWLRSECATKLYVNVKTFPKFAQVTLEPPRDETELKAEPFTTGGPEDIVVVRTYFEWSLITPLMNQGLVSIGAGKRLISSTATFRNEPYNFS from the coding sequence ATGGCCGGACGGGCCTGCAAATCGCGCTCATGGCTGCATCGGTTCGGCGCGGATCGCGGCGGTGCGACCGCCGTCGAGTTCGCGTTCGTGGCCGGGCCGTTCCTGGCCTTGATCTTCGGCATCCTTGAGCTGGGCATGGTGTTCATGGCGTCGACGACGCTGGACAACGCCACCGAGACGGTCGCCCGTCAGATCCGCACAGGGCAGTTCCAGAGTTCAGGCTCGAACAACGTCACCGCCTTCAAGGCGGCGGTCTGCGGCCAGATGACGTGGTTGCGGAGCGAATGCGCCACCAAGCTCTATGTGAACGTCAAGACCTTCCCGAAGTTCGCGCAGGTGACGCTTGAGCCGCCGCGGGATGAGACGGAACTGAAGGCCGAACCCTTCACCACCGGCGGGCCCGAGGACATCGTCGTGGTCCGCACCTACTTCGAATGGTCGTTGATCACGCCGCTGATGAACCAGGGCCTGGTGTCCATCGGCGCGGGCAAGCGCCTGATCTCGTCGACGGCGACCTTCCGCAACGAGCCTTACAACTTCTCATGA
- a CDS encoding TadE/TadG family type IV pilus assembly protein: MTRFPIPFLKRLARDRRGVSAVEFALIAPAMIAFYFGMAEVTQALLAERRAGHVASAVGDLVTQTSNVNQNDIDDIFAIATTIMRPFPAATELQIRVTSISSDASNVAKVDWSKTKGMTALAAGSTIVVPSGVLSASQSVVMSEVTYSYDSPVNFFIPNAVTFTRKFYLRPRKSDKVLWSTS, translated from the coding sequence ATGACCCGGTTTCCGATCCCGTTCCTGAAACGGTTGGCGCGAGACCGGCGCGGCGTGTCGGCCGTCGAGTTCGCCCTGATCGCGCCGGCCATGATCGCCTTCTACTTCGGCATGGCGGAAGTCACCCAGGCCCTGCTCGCCGAACGTCGCGCCGGCCACGTGGCCTCCGCCGTCGGCGACCTGGTCACCCAGACGTCGAACGTCAACCAGAACGACATCGACGACATCTTCGCGATCGCCACGACGATCATGCGCCCCTTCCCGGCGGCCACCGAGCTGCAGATCCGCGTCACCAGCATCTCATCGGACGCCTCGAACGTCGCCAAGGTCGACTGGAGCAAGACCAAGGGCATGACCGCCCTCGCCGCCGGCTCGACGATCGTCGTGCCTTCGGGGGTGTTGAGCGCCAGTCAGAGCGTGGTGATGTCCGAGGTCACCTACTCCTACGACTCGCCGGTGAACTTCTTCATCCCCAACGCCGTGACCTTCACCCGCAAGTTCTACCTGCGGCCCCGGAAATCGGACAAGGTGCTGTGGTCGACTAGCTGA
- a CDS encoding aminotransferase class IV, with product MPLDDRGLLLGDGLFETILAKNAELMLFDDHVARLRAGCAAMNLPAPDKAAVRELCELAIADAGAKPRMAVRLTLTAGSGGRGLDRPDTVEPHVFATAAPAVRPEEPATLVTSPVRRNEGSPTSWLKTLSYLDNVWARRMAAPDDALMLNNGGEICCATAANIFWVKDGKLYTPSLDCGVLDGVMRRRVMALQPVEEVRAPRAMLEQSDAVFLTSSLIGVRPVASLDGTPLRSHSMVDRFAAALAAVS from the coding sequence ATGCCCCTGGACGATCGCGGCCTGCTGCTGGGCGACGGCCTGTTCGAGACCATCCTGGCCAAGAACGCCGAGCTGATGCTTTTCGATGACCACGTCGCACGCTTGCGCGCGGGCTGCGCGGCGATGAACCTGCCGGCCCCGGACAAGGCGGCTGTCCGGGAGCTGTGCGAACTGGCGATCGCCGATGCCGGAGCCAAGCCTCGCATGGCCGTCAGGCTGACGCTGACCGCTGGTTCGGGCGGCCGTGGTCTGGACCGTCCGGACACGGTTGAGCCACATGTCTTCGCGACCGCGGCGCCGGCAGTTCGCCCGGAGGAGCCGGCGACCCTGGTCACGAGCCCGGTGCGTCGCAACGAGGGATCGCCGACGTCCTGGCTGAAGACTCTCTCCTACCTCGACAATGTCTGGGCTCGGCGGATGGCGGCCCCAGACGACGCCCTGATGCTGAACAACGGCGGCGAGATCTGCTGCGCCACGGCGGCCAACATCTTCTGGGTTAAGGACGGCAAGCTCTACACGCCTTCGCTCGATTGCGGCGTGCTGGACGGCGTCATGCGCCGCCGGGTCATGGCGCTGCAGCCGGTCGAAGAAGTGCGGGCCCCCCGCGCGATGCTTGAGCAGTCCGACGCCGTGTTCCTGACCAGCAGCCTGATCGGCGTGCGGCCGGTGGCGAGCCTGGACGGGACGCCGCTGCGCAGCCACTCGATGGTCGATCGCTTCGCGGCGGCCCTGGCGGCCGTCAGCTAG